One genomic region from Rattus norvegicus strain BN/NHsdMcwi chromosome 10, GRCr8, whole genome shotgun sequence encodes:
- the Sstr5 gene encoding somatostatin receptor type 5 isoform X1, with translation MEPLSLASTPSWNASAASSGNHNWSLVGSASPMGARAVLVPVLYLLVCTVGLSGNTLVIYVVLRHAKMKTVTNVYILNLAVADVLFMLGLPFLATQNAVSYWPFGSFLCRLVMTLDGINQFTSIFCLMVMSVDRYLAVVHPLRSARWRRPRVAKMASAAVWVFSLLMSLPLLVFADVQEGWGTCNLSWPEPVGLWGAAFITYTSVLGFFGPLLVICLCYLLIVVKVKAAGMRVGSSRRRRSERKVTRMVVVVVLVFVGCWLPFFIVNIVNLAFTLPEEPTSAGLYFFVVVLSYANSCANPLLYGFLSDNFRQSFRKVLCLRRGYGMEDADAIEPRPDKSGRPQATLPTRSCEANGLMQTSRI, from the coding sequence ATGGAGCccctctctctggcctccacaccaaGCTGGAATGCCTCGGCTGCTTCCAGTGGTAACCATAACTGGTCACTGGTGGGCTCAGCATCGCCAATGGGAGCCCGGGCAGTATTAGTGCCTGTGCTCTACCTGTTGGTGTGCACCGTGGGACTGAGTGGAAATACACTGGTCATTTATGTGGTGCTGCGGCACGCCAAGATGAAGACAGTTACTAACGTGTACATCCTGAACCTGGCCGTGGCTGACGTATTATTTATGTTGGGACTTCCTTTCCTGGCCACGCAGAACGCCGTCTCCTACTGGCCCTTCGGCTCCTTCTTGTGCCGCCTGGTCATGACACTGGATGGCATCAACCAGTTCACCAGTATCTTCTGCCTGATGGTCATGAGTGTTGACCGCTACCTGGCCGTGGTCCACCCTCTCCGCTCAGCCCGGTGGCGTCGCCCACGGGTAGCCAAGATGGCCAGCGCGGCCGTCTGGGTCTTTTCGCTGCTCATGTCTCTGCCGCTCTTGGTCTTCGCGGATGTCCAGGAGGGCTGGGGCACCTGCAACCTGAGCTGGCCAGAGCCTGTGGGGCTGTGGGGTGCAGCCTTCATCACCTACACGTCTGTGTTGGGCTTCTTTGGGCCCCTGCTGGTCATCTGCTTGTGCTACCTGCTCATTGTGGTCAAGGTGAAGGCTGCAGGCATGCGCGTAGGCTCCTCAAGGCGGAGGCGCTCGGAGCGCAAGGTGACTCGcatggtggtggtcgtggtgctGGTGTTTGTGGGCTGCTGGCTGCCTTTCTTCATTGTCAACATCGTCAACCTGGCCTTCACACTGCCCGAGGAACCCACATCTGCCGGCCTCTATTTCTTTGTGGTGGTCCTATCTTATGCCAATAGCTGTGCCAACCCCCTGCTCTACGGCTTTCTCTCGGACAACTTCCGCCAGAGCTTCCGGAAGGTTCTGTGCCTACGTAGAGGATACGGTATGGAGGATGCGGACGCCATAGAGCCACGGCCAGACAAGAGTGGGCGGCCTCAGGCCACACTGCCCACACGCAGCTGCGAGGCCAATGGGCTCATGCAGACCAGCAGGATTTGA